The following coding sequences lie in one Candidatus Rokuibacteriota bacterium genomic window:
- a CDS encoding c-type cytochrome: MKAGGIERPAFIGPELHDLLASLVPASAGPREGPLYVLPGRADEGRRLFTDTRCIGCHTVAGEGGRVGPDLVGRGVRRSLLEFSAAMWNKAPAMVAAMKARGIAVPQLRAEEMADIVAYLYAVRYFADPGNASNGKALAKEKGCLRCHGASRAGAKLARDLATMKGAQAPAAVIAALWNHAGLPLPGLAGQKGVWPEFRPEEMADLVAWLQSSGRQG, translated from the coding sequence ATGAAGGCCGGAGGCATCGAGCGGCCTGCCTTCATCGGTCCGGAGCTGCACGACCTCCTGGCCTCTCTCGTCCCCGCCTCCGCCGGCCCCCGAGAGGGGCCGCTCTACGTGCTGCCCGGGCGCGCCGATGAAGGGCGCCGGCTTTTCACCGACACGCGCTGCATCGGGTGTCATACCGTGGCCGGCGAGGGCGGCCGGGTGGGCCCGGACCTCGTCGGGCGCGGCGTGCGTCGAAGCCTCCTGGAGTTCTCGGCGGCCATGTGGAACAAGGCGCCGGCCATGGTCGCGGCGATGAAGGCGCGAGGCATCGCCGTCCCTCAGCTCCGAGCCGAAGAGATGGCGGATATCGTTGCCTATCTCTACGCGGTACGGTACTTCGCGGACCCCGGCAACGCGAGCAATGGCAAGGCACTGGCGAAGGAGAAAGGGTGCCTGCGCTGCCACGGCGCGTCCCGCGCGGGCGCGAAGCTGGCGAGGGACCTCGCCACGATGAAGGGGGCCCAAGCGCCGGCAGCGGTGATCGCGGCGTTGTGGAACCACGCGGGACTCCCGCTCCCGGGCCTGGCCGGGCAAAAGGGCGTGTGGCCGGAGTTCCGCCCGGAAGAGATGGCGGATCTGGTGGCGTGGCTCCAGTCATCCGGGCGACAGGGATGA
- a CDS encoding universal stress protein, with translation MTEAVFYRVIVPTDFSSGSEEAFGIALRLAGVAGSELVLLHVLVETPLFSEGPFAKDRSRDVFEAARRWAEQSLEEWAARARAAGVSARIALRTGVPFQEIVAAAADERADLIVLGTHGRGGINRALLGSVADRVIRLAPCPVLTVRELG, from the coding sequence ATGACGGAAGCCGTCTTCTATCGCGTGATCGTTCCCACGGACTTCTCGAGCGGCTCGGAGGAAGCCTTCGGCATCGCCCTGCGGCTCGCCGGCGTCGCGGGATCCGAGCTGGTGCTGCTGCACGTCCTGGTCGAGACACCGCTCTTCTCGGAGGGCCCCTTCGCGAAGGACCGGAGCCGCGACGTCTTCGAGGCGGCCCGGCGCTGGGCCGAGCAGAGCCTGGAGGAGTGGGCCGCCAGGGCCCGAGCCGCCGGAGTGAGCGCGAGGATCGCGCTCAGGACGGGCGTGCCGTTCCAGGAGATCGTGGCGGCGGCCGCCGACGAGCGCGCCGACCTCATCGTGCTTGGCACCCATGGGCGCGGTGGGATCAACCGCGCCCTCCTGGGCAGCGTGGCGGACCGGGTGATCCGGCTGGCGCCTTGCCCCGTGCTCACCGTGCGTGAGCTCGGGTGA
- a CDS encoding c-type cytochrome — protein sequence MTARLLVAGLSLLAGMAFGAGPAFGGHEGLSVLLPASPLEGSRLFAEKGCVGCHGVHGAGGTAGPDLGRGILNRPLLEIAAVMWNHAPGMEHLFQEKRVTRPTFEPPQMASLLAFLYYLGSLDPPGDADRGAMLFEQKGCQTCHKVGGRGGNVGPDLTGYSRYASPLFLTAGLWNRGRAMASAMEQRKVPRPTFQGNDIPDLFAYIRSAGVGTERVYAPPGSPKRGEARFTQKRCVECHSVRGHGGKVGPDLAIGVKGSFTRIAGTMWNHGPRMWARMTEGGIEVPSLSTGEMSDLISYVYFLQFIDPPGDARRGAAVYKEKRCGSCHGAGGTKLVAPAFARVVEKLSTPLAIITAMWNHAGQMTETTVEENVAWPMLKGGEMGDLIAYLLGRERGPGATPTAPAPASSRARKDTAPAK from the coding sequence ATGACGGCCCGTTTGCTGGTGGCCGGGCTGAGCCTGCTGGCAGGGATGGCGTTCGGCGCCGGTCCGGCGTTCGGCGGCCACGAGGGACTCTCGGTGCTCCTGCCCGCCAGCCCCCTGGAGGGAAGCCGGCTGTTCGCCGAGAAAGGGTGCGTCGGCTGCCATGGCGTCCACGGCGCTGGCGGCACCGCGGGGCCCGATCTCGGGCGCGGGATCCTGAACCGTCCGCTGCTGGAGATCGCCGCCGTCATGTGGAACCACGCGCCCGGCATGGAGCACCTGTTCCAGGAGAAGCGCGTGACTCGGCCGACGTTCGAGCCGCCGCAGATGGCGAGCCTGCTGGCGTTCCTCTACTACCTCGGCTCGCTGGATCCTCCCGGTGACGCGGACAGGGGCGCCATGCTCTTCGAGCAGAAGGGGTGCCAAACCTGCCACAAGGTGGGGGGGCGAGGCGGGAACGTAGGGCCAGACCTCACCGGGTACAGCCGATATGCGTCGCCTCTCTTCCTCACCGCCGGTCTGTGGAACCGGGGGCGGGCGATGGCGAGCGCCATGGAGCAGAGAAAGGTCCCGCGCCCCACGTTCCAGGGGAACGACATCCCCGACCTCTTCGCCTACATCCGGAGCGCGGGCGTGGGAACCGAGCGGGTCTATGCCCCTCCGGGGAGTCCGAAGCGCGGCGAGGCGCGCTTCACGCAGAAGCGGTGCGTGGAGTGCCACTCGGTGAGAGGCCACGGCGGCAAGGTGGGTCCCGACCTCGCGATCGGGGTCAAGGGAAGCTTCACGAGGATCGCGGGAACCATGTGGAACCACGGTCCCCGGATGTGGGCGAGGATGACCGAGGGCGGGATCGAGGTGCCCTCGCTCAGCACCGGCGAGATGTCGGACCTCATCAGCTACGTCTATTTCCTCCAGTTCATCGACCCGCCCGGTGACGCGCGGCGGGGGGCAGCGGTCTACAAGGAAAAGCGCTGCGGCAGCTGTCACGGGGCGGGCGGCACGAAGCTGGTGGCTCCCGCGTTCGCGCGCGTGGTCGAGAAGCTCAGCACGCCGCTGGCGATCATCACCGCCATGTGGAATCACGCGGGCCAGATGACCGAGACGACCGTGGAGGAGAACGTGGCCTGGCCGATGCTGAAAGGAGGAGAGATGGGCGACCTGATCGCCTACCTGCTGGGACGAGAGCGTGGACCCGGCGCGACGCCAACTGCACCCGCGCCGGCTTCATCCCGTGCGAGGAAGGACACCGCTCCGGCGAAGTGA
- a CDS encoding citrate synthase, with amino-acid sequence MAASTLTITDNRTGKSYEIPIANGAIRAMDLRQIRTGPEDFGLLSYDPAFTNTASCISRITEIDGERGILRYRGYPIEELAERSNYLEVAYLVLNGELPTMTQMDEWVYEVTHHTWVHENVKKFMDGFHHDAHPMGMLCSAVAALSTFYPEAKNGGDPGMRKLQIVRLVAKMPTLAAFAYRHSLGMPYAYPDNELSYTGNFLNMLFKTTEVKYQPNATLERALEVLFILHADHEQNCSANAVRSVGSSEADPYCALAGGVAALYGPLHGGANEAVLRMLGAIGSKAHIPEFIKEVKDGKAKLMGFGHRVYKNYDPRAKIIKRMADEVFEVTRPSPLLPIALELERIALQDDYFVSRKLYPNVDFYSGLIYQAMGFPVEMFPVLFAIPRTSGWLAQWQEMRNDSEQKIARPRQLYLGAGKRSYVEIGKRDEESGTDG; translated from the coding sequence ATGGCTGCCAGCACGCTGACGATCACGGACAACCGGACCGGCAAGTCGTACGAGATCCCCATCGCCAACGGGGCCATACGGGCCATGGACCTCCGGCAGATCCGGACCGGTCCGGAGGACTTCGGGCTTCTCTCCTACGATCCCGCCTTCACCAACACCGCCTCCTGCATCAGCCGGATCACGGAGATCGACGGGGAGCGCGGCATCCTCCGCTACCGCGGCTACCCCATCGAGGAGCTGGCCGAGCGGTCGAACTACCTGGAGGTCGCCTACCTGGTCCTCAACGGCGAGCTGCCGACCATGACCCAGATGGACGAGTGGGTCTACGAGGTCACCCACCACACCTGGGTCCACGAGAACGTGAAGAAGTTCATGGATGGCTTCCACCACGACGCCCATCCCATGGGCATGCTCTGCTCGGCCGTGGCGGCGCTCTCGACCTTCTACCCCGAGGCGAAGAACGGGGGCGATCCGGGGATGCGGAAGCTGCAGATCGTCCGGCTCGTCGCCAAGATGCCGACGCTGGCCGCCTTCGCCTACCGCCACAGCCTCGGGATGCCCTACGCCTATCCCGACAACGAGCTGTCCTACACGGGCAACTTCCTCAACATGCTCTTCAAGACCACCGAGGTGAAGTACCAGCCCAACGCGACGCTCGAGCGGGCGCTGGAGGTGCTCTTCATCCTCCACGCCGACCACGAGCAGAACTGCTCCGCCAACGCGGTGCGGAGCGTGGGCTCCTCGGAAGCGGACCCCTACTGCGCGCTCGCGGGTGGGGTGGCGGCGCTCTACGGGCCGCTGCACGGCGGGGCCAACGAGGCCGTGCTCCGCATGCTGGGCGCCATCGGCTCCAAGGCGCATATCCCCGAGTTCATCAAGGAGGTCAAGGACGGCAAGGCCAAGCTCATGGGCTTCGGGCACCGCGTGTACAAGAACTACGATCCGCGGGCCAAGATCATCAAGCGCATGGCCGACGAGGTGTTCGAGGTGACGCGCCCGAGCCCGCTCCTGCCCATCGCCCTCGAGCTCGAGCGCATCGCGCTTCAGGACGACTACTTCGTCTCCCGCAAGCTCTACCCGAACGTGGACTTCTACTCCGGCCTCATCTACCAGGCCATGGGCTTCCCCGTCGAGATGTTCCCGGTGCTCTTCGCCATCCCGCGCACCAGCGGCTGGCTCGCCCAGTGGCAGGAGATGCGGAACGACTCCGAGCAGAAGATCGCCCGGCCGCGCCAGCTCTACCTCGGAGCCGGCAAGCGGAGCTACGTCGAGATCGGGAAGCGGGACGAGGAATCCGGGACCGACGGATGA
- a CDS encoding TraR/DksA family transcriptional regulator, with amino-acid sequence MTTRREAGDPALLEELRRSLREARARLLAAVARTEEELATLEAHQPGGPMEDVDKETVTAILSRLDGRERHELDEIHAAQARLETGTFGVCEQCGQPIDLARLRALPVARHCLPCQRRQESAPR; translated from the coding sequence ATGACCACCAGGCGGGAAGCGGGGGATCCGGCGCTCCTGGAGGAGTTGAGGCGCAGCCTGCGGGAGGCGCGCGCGCGGCTGCTGGCGGCAGTGGCCCGGACGGAGGAGGAGCTGGCGACGCTCGAGGCGCATCAGCCGGGCGGGCCCATGGAGGACGTGGACAAGGAGACTGTGACGGCCATCCTGTCACGGCTCGATGGGCGGGAGCGACACGAGCTGGACGAGATCCACGCGGCCCAGGCGAGGCTCGAGACCGGCACCTTCGGTGTCTGCGAGCAGTGCGGGCAGCCCATCGACCTGGCGCGGCTCCGGGCGCTCCCGGTGGCCCGCCACTGCCTCCCGTGTCAGCGTCGCCAGGAATCCGCCCCCCGATGA
- a CDS encoding cytochrome c gives MSKTVKWTLVAVALVLWPLDPAWGQQPVFGPSQDPLAGSRVFGTKGCATCHAVNGLGGTVGPDLGRIARPRSFYDLATAMWNHLPRMVERMQQRGLSRPHLGVQETADLIGFLYTLNYFDTPGNPAVGARYFAEKRCISCHQVGGSGGVVGPNLDFLKQFASPLFVAAALWNHGP, from the coding sequence ATGAGTAAGACCGTGAAATGGACTCTCGTCGCCGTCGCGCTCGTTCTGTGGCCTCTGGATCCGGCGTGGGGCCAGCAGCCCGTGTTCGGCCCGAGCCAGGACCCGCTGGCCGGCTCGCGCGTCTTCGGGACCAAGGGCTGTGCTACGTGTCACGCCGTGAACGGGCTCGGCGGCACCGTGGGGCCCGATCTCGGCCGCATCGCGCGGCCCCGCTCCTTCTACGACCTCGCCACCGCCATGTGGAATCACCTGCCGAGGATGGTGGAGCGCATGCAGCAGCGGGGCCTGTCCCGCCCCCACCTCGGCGTCCAGGAAACCGCGGACCTCATCGGGTTCCTCTACACTCTCAATTACTTCGACACGCCCGGGAACCCGGCCGTCGGAGCGCGGTACTTCGCCGAGAAGCGTTGCATCAGCTGCCATCAGGTCGGGGGCTCCGGGGGAGTGGTCGGCCCGAACCTGGACTTTCTCAAGCAGTTCGCCTCGCCGCTCTTCGTCGCCGCGGCGCTGTGGAACCACGGGCCATAG
- a CDS encoding universal stress protein produces MRQLRRILHATDFSRASRRAFEEAVALARRGHGRLVLAHVLTPPSPFVAEDGLGQPSWEDLQRRARSAATRRLDLLLGAARGAGVRAESALLEGLPFEEIVRLARRRRSDVVVIGTHGRSGVGRLLMGSVAARVLRLAPCPVLTVRGR; encoded by the coding sequence ATGAGACAGCTGCGCCGGATCCTGCACGCCACCGACTTCTCGCGTGCCTCGCGGCGAGCCTTCGAGGAGGCCGTGGCGCTGGCCAGGCGCGGACATGGCCGGCTCGTGCTGGCGCATGTCCTGACGCCGCCGTCGCCCTTCGTCGCCGAGGATGGCCTCGGGCAGCCATCCTGGGAAGATCTGCAGCGCCGGGCGAGGAGTGCGGCGACGCGACGGCTCGACCTCCTGCTTGGTGCGGCCAGAGGGGCCGGAGTGAGGGCCGAGTCGGCGCTGCTCGAGGGCCTTCCCTTCGAGGAGATCGTGCGCCTCGCCCGGCGGCGGCGGTCGGACGTGGTCGTGATCGGCACGCACGGCCGGAGCGGTGTCGGCCGGCTCCTCATGGGTAGCGTCGCGGCGCGGGTGTTGCGGCTGGCCCCCTGCCCGGTCCTCACCGTCCGTGGCCGCTAG
- a CDS encoding radical SAM protein has product MIPGPVFASAPQRVYWEITRACDLACRHCRAEAVRDPDRDELSTAEGLALLDSLARFGQPAPHLVLTGGDALKRQDLFLLIERARALGLSVSVAPSATPLLTGEAIHRLRAAGVEAISLSLDGATAASHDALRGVPGCFGRTLEAAGTARAEGLPFQVNTLVSRETLGDLPAIYAVARGLGAQRWSLFFLISVGRGTVLAPISAGECEDLFSWAAGLPPGEGPVVTTTEAPHFRRVLLQKRKGSPGGRHAAGIRDGNGIMFISHTGEITPSGFFPLPAGSVRRDDPVTVYRESAMFRGLRRVDLFGGRCGRCEFRGVCGGSRARAYAASGDPLAEDPLCAHEPGTGGPDRAREVAEAGLPRRQ; this is encoded by the coding sequence ATGATCCCCGGACCGGTCTTCGCCTCGGCGCCGCAGCGGGTGTACTGGGAGATCACGCGGGCCTGCGATCTCGCCTGCCGCCACTGCCGTGCCGAGGCGGTCCGCGATCCGGACCGAGACGAGCTCAGCACGGCGGAGGGGCTCGCGCTCCTCGACAGTCTCGCGCGCTTCGGCCAGCCGGCGCCGCACCTCGTCCTCACGGGCGGGGACGCCCTCAAGCGCCAGGACCTGTTCCTCCTGATCGAGCGGGCCCGGGCGCTGGGCCTGTCGGTGTCGGTGGCGCCCAGCGCCACTCCGCTCCTGACCGGCGAGGCCATCCACCGGCTCCGGGCGGCGGGGGTCGAGGCCATCTCGCTGAGCCTCGATGGGGCGACGGCCGCCAGTCACGACGCTCTCCGGGGAGTGCCCGGGTGCTTCGGGCGGACGCTCGAGGCGGCGGGCACGGCGCGGGCCGAGGGGCTGCCCTTCCAGGTCAACACGCTGGTGAGCCGGGAGACGCTCGGCGACCTGCCCGCGATCTACGCCGTGGCGCGGGGGCTCGGCGCCCAGCGCTGGAGCCTCTTCTTCCTGATCTCCGTGGGACGGGGAACGGTATTGGCGCCGATCTCGGCCGGCGAGTGCGAGGATCTCTTCTCCTGGGCGGCGGGGCTGCCGCCGGGCGAGGGTCCCGTGGTGACGACCACGGAGGCCCCGCACTTCCGCCGGGTGCTGCTCCAGAAGCGGAAGGGCTCGCCGGGAGGGCGGCACGCCGCGGGCATCCGCGACGGTAACGGGATCATGTTCATCTCCCACACGGGGGAGATCACCCCGTCGGGCTTCTTCCCGCTCCCGGCGGGCTCGGTGAGGCGCGACGACCCCGTGACGGTGTACCGCGAGTCGGCGATGTTCCGTGGGCTCAGGCGCGTGGATCTCTTCGGCGGGCGCTGTGGCCGCTGCGAGTTCCGCGGCGTCTGCGGCGGCTCGCGGGCGCGCGCCTACGCCGCCAGCGGTGACCCGCTGGCCGAGGACCCGCTCTGCGCCCATGAGCCCGGCACGGGGGGCCCCGACAGGGCGCGGGAAGTGGCGGAGGCCGGACTGCCCCGCCGCCAGTAG
- a CDS encoding cytochrome c, which yields MLLVGALALGAACAAAQERSALIARGQQLFVEQGCHGCHTAGRLGTPLATDLSRIGGKYSESYLTQWLRDPAVQKPTAHMPRINLSDSEVRALAAYLASLR from the coding sequence GTGCTACTGGTCGGAGCGCTCGCCCTGGGCGCGGCCTGCGCTGCCGCCCAGGAGAGGTCCGCACTCATCGCCCGGGGCCAGCAACTGTTCGTGGAGCAGGGGTGCCACGGCTGCCACACCGCGGGCCGGCTCGGCACCCCGCTGGCGACCGATCTCTCGCGGATCGGCGGCAAGTATTCCGAAAGCTACCTGACCCAGTGGCTGCGAGACCCGGCCGTGCAGAAGCCCACGGCCCACATGCCGCGGATAAATCTGAGCGACAGTGAGGTGCGCGCGCTGGCGGCCTATCTGGCCTCACTCCGCTAG
- a CDS encoding cation-transporting P-type ATPase, which translates to MESLASAATREELVTIFSRVEVGAGESPLSTADLLALLRTAAGGLSAAEAARRRAACGSNRLERIGRRSLAARLLDQFTSFFAVLLWVGGAFAFLAGLPELGWAIFGVIVINGIFSFFQEYRAERAVEALQQLLPLEVAVLRDGAELRVPAADLVPGDIVRLEEGDQVPADGQLLQAAGLRVDQSALTGESHPVFKLPALGDERENVPVVERHELLFAGTAAVAGGGTFVVSATGMRTEIGGIAGLTQSVPEEPSPLQREMVRVTRLVTLLAVGFGAGFFVLGMATRALTAGEGFLFALGVIVANVPEGLLPTLTLALALGVQRMARHQSVMKRLSSVETLGATTVICTDKTGTLTQNRMAARSLWASGRCWRSEEVGAVPEPDVAELLEAAVLASQATLERGDPTEVALLATAAAAGIEWDKVRSRHELLTPYPFDSFRKRMTLVRAVEAGACAYVKGAARETLLLCETMRCEGRTVPLTEERRRVILADHDRLAAEGLRILAVALRPLPDGLVGQPGPAVERELTFLGLVALWDPPRPEVEEAVSLCRRAGIRVVMVTGDYGLTAQAIARRIGLPATKVVTGEELERLSAEALRRLVAEPGVLFARTSPAHKLAIVSALKASGEVVAVTGDGVNDAPALRAADIGVAMGKRGSDVAKEAAVMVITDDNFASIVAAVRQGRAIYANMGKFVTYIFASNVPELVPFLAFVFLGIPLPLTVMQILAVDLGTDLLPALALGAEPPEPDIMDRPPRPRNERLLGTGRLLRAYGFLGMAEAAFSLLGFFWTYWLAGWRPGLAMAAAGGLYRRATTMTLAGIVAAQVGNVFACRTDRESVFRAGLLRNRGVLLGIAAEVGLLLALILVPPLQHVFGLAPLRPEEWGMLLLFPPMMLALEESRKHAVRRLGRAGRQPHAGT; encoded by the coding sequence ATGGAGTCCTTGGCCTCCGCCGCGACCCGCGAGGAGCTGGTCACGATCTTCTCGCGCGTCGAGGTCGGGGCGGGGGAGAGCCCGCTCTCGACTGCCGATCTCCTCGCCCTCCTCCGAACCGCAGCCGGTGGGCTATCGGCCGCCGAGGCGGCGCGGCGCCGGGCCGCCTGCGGGTCCAACCGGCTGGAGCGCATCGGCCGCCGCTCGCTGGCTGCCCGCCTCCTCGATCAGTTCACGAGTTTCTTCGCCGTTCTCCTCTGGGTGGGAGGCGCCTTCGCCTTCCTGGCCGGCTTGCCCGAGCTGGGCTGGGCAATCTTCGGAGTCATCGTCATCAACGGCATCTTCAGCTTCTTCCAGGAGTACCGCGCCGAGCGGGCAGTGGAGGCCCTCCAGCAGCTGCTCCCCCTGGAAGTCGCCGTGCTTCGCGACGGGGCCGAGCTGCGCGTTCCGGCGGCGGACCTTGTCCCCGGCGACATCGTCAGGCTCGAGGAGGGAGACCAGGTGCCCGCGGACGGCCAGCTGCTCCAGGCCGCCGGCCTCAGGGTGGATCAGAGCGCGCTCACAGGGGAGTCGCATCCGGTGTTCAAGCTGCCGGCCCTCGGCGACGAGCGCGAGAACGTGCCGGTGGTCGAGCGTCACGAGTTGCTCTTCGCGGGAACCGCCGCCGTGGCGGGAGGCGGGACGTTCGTGGTCTCGGCGACGGGGATGCGGACGGAGATCGGGGGGATCGCCGGACTCACCCAGAGCGTGCCGGAGGAGCCGAGTCCGCTGCAGCGCGAGATGGTCCGCGTGACGCGCCTGGTGACCCTGCTCGCGGTGGGCTTCGGCGCTGGCTTCTTCGTGCTGGGGATGGCCACGCGAGCGCTCACGGCGGGCGAGGGCTTCCTCTTCGCCCTGGGCGTGATCGTGGCGAATGTCCCTGAAGGGCTCCTCCCCACACTGACGCTGGCCCTGGCGCTCGGGGTCCAGCGCATGGCGCGTCACCAGAGCGTGATGAAGCGGCTGTCGTCAGTGGAGACCCTGGGCGCCACGACGGTGATCTGCACCGACAAGACGGGTACCCTCACCCAGAACCGGATGGCGGCGCGCTCGCTCTGGGCCTCGGGGCGGTGCTGGAGGTCGGAGGAGGTGGGCGCAGTCCCCGAGCCCGATGTGGCCGAGCTGCTGGAGGCGGCCGTGCTCGCCTCGCAGGCGACGCTCGAGCGCGGCGATCCCACGGAAGTGGCGCTGCTCGCCACAGCGGCTGCGGCGGGGATCGAGTGGGACAAGGTCCGGTCCCGGCACGAGCTCCTGACTCCATACCCGTTCGACTCCTTCCGCAAGCGCATGACACTGGTTCGCGCCGTGGAGGCGGGGGCCTGCGCCTACGTCAAGGGGGCGGCGAGAGAGACCCTGCTCCTCTGCGAGACCATGCGCTGCGAGGGAAGGACAGTGCCGCTCACGGAAGAGCGCCGGCGGGTGATCCTCGCCGACCACGACCGGCTGGCGGCGGAGGGGCTGAGGATCCTGGCGGTCGCGCTCCGCCCACTCCCCGACGGCCTGGTCGGTCAGCCGGGGCCCGCCGTGGAGCGGGAGCTGACCTTCCTCGGGCTCGTCGCCTTGTGGGATCCGCCGCGTCCCGAGGTGGAGGAGGCTGTGAGCCTCTGCCGCCGGGCCGGAATCCGTGTCGTGATGGTCACCGGGGATTACGGCCTCACGGCGCAGGCCATCGCCCGGCGGATCGGCCTGCCGGCGACGAAGGTCGTGACGGGCGAGGAGCTCGAGCGGCTCTCCGCGGAGGCCCTGCGGCGGCTCGTGGCCGAGCCGGGCGTGCTCTTCGCGCGCACCTCGCCCGCGCACAAGCTGGCCATCGTCTCTGCCCTCAAGGCCAGCGGCGAGGTGGTGGCGGTGACCGGCGACGGCGTCAACGACGCTCCCGCCCTCCGTGCGGCCGACATCGGCGTCGCCATGGGGAAGCGCGGCAGCGATGTGGCCAAGGAGGCGGCGGTGATGGTGATCACCGACGACAACTTCGCGTCCATCGTGGCCGCCGTCCGTCAGGGGCGCGCGATCTACGCCAACATGGGGAAGTTCGTGACGTACATCTTCGCCTCGAACGTGCCGGAGCTGGTGCCGTTCCTGGCCTTCGTCTTCCTGGGCATCCCGCTTCCGCTCACCGTGATGCAGATCCTCGCCGTGGACCTCGGCACGGATCTGCTGCCGGCGCTGGCGCTGGGCGCCGAGCCCCCCGAGCCGGACATCATGGACCGCCCGCCGCGACCGCGCAACGAGCGGCTCCTCGGGACAGGGCGCCTGCTCCGCGCGTACGGCTTCCTCGGCATGGCCGAGGCCGCGTTCTCGCTCCTGGGCTTCTTCTGGACCTACTGGCTCGCCGGCTGGCGGCCGGGACTGGCCATGGCAGCGGCGGGGGGCCTCTACCGGCGCGCGACGACCATGACGCTGGCCGGAATCGTGGCCGCCCAGGTCGGCAACGTGTTCGCCTGCCGCACGGACCGAGAGTCCGTCTTCCGCGCCGGGCTCCTCCGCAACCGGGGGGTGCTGCTGGGCATCGCCGCCGAGGTCGGCCTGCTACTGGCGCTGATCTTGGTCCCGCCGCTCCAACACGTGTTCGGCCTAGCGCCGCTGAGGCCCGAGGAGTGGGGGATGCTGCTGCTCTTCCCGCCCATGATGCTGGCGCTCGAGGAGAGCCGGAAGCACGCCGTGCGACGGCTGGGTCGGGCCGGCCGGCAGCCTCACGCAGGGACCTGA
- a CDS encoding cytochrome c: MRSLAMVAVLLGAFTWASTAAAADLEIGKKVYEKKCASCHGADGKSNAKMEQALKVKIPALAGSALKPDAELLKLVSDGKKPMPGFGKSLSKDEIDAVVQYARALATGKVTGGK; encoded by the coding sequence ATGCGCTCGCTTGCGATGGTCGCGGTCCTGCTGGGGGCCTTCACGTGGGCCTCCACCGCGGCCGCGGCCGACCTCGAGATCGGCAAGAAGGTCTACGAGAAGAAGTGCGCCTCGTGCCACGGCGCCGACGGCAAGAGCAATGCCAAGATGGAGCAGGCGCTCAAGGTCAAGATCCCGGCGCTCGCCGGCTCGGCCCTGAAACCCGACGCGGAGCTGCTGAAGCTCGTGTCCGATGGCAAGAAGCCCATGCCGGGCTTCGGGAAGAGCCTCAGTAAAGATGAGATCGACGCGGTGGTTCAGTACGCGAGGGCGCTTGCCACGGGAAAGGTGACTGGCGGCAAGTGA
- a CDS encoding CBS domain-containing protein — MRPDGQERYGQVRDWMTRAPATVDDACPIGVALARMRSAEIRHLLVFDGDRLVGIVSSRDLGRLAGALGRDPLASEPVRRIMTENPITVAPEMPVTRAARLLLESRIGALPVRDDDAIVGIFTLSDALEALLSMVEGPGA, encoded by the coding sequence GTGAGGCCCGACGGGCAGGAACGCTACGGCCAGGTGCGGGACTGGATGACGCGCGCCCCGGCGACCGTGGACGACGCCTGTCCGATCGGCGTGGCGCTGGCGCGGATGCGCAGCGCCGAAATCCGCCATTTGCTGGTCTTCGACGGCGACCGCCTCGTGGGAATCGTCTCGAGCCGCGATCTCGGGCGGCTCGCCGGCGCCCTGGGACGTGATCCTCTCGCCTCGGAGCCTGTGCGGCGGATCATGACGGAGAACCCGATCACGGTGGCGCCGGAGATGCCGGTGACCCGGGCTGCCCGGCTGCTGCTCGAGTCCAGGATCGGCGCCCTGCCCGTCCGTGACGACGACGCGATCGTCGGCATCTTCACTTTGTCTGACGCCCTCGAGGCGCTACTCTCGATGGTCGAGGGGCCGGGCGCGTGA